Proteins encoded by one window of Coleofasciculus chthonoplastes PCC 7420:
- a CDS encoding glycosyltransferase family 2 protein has product MTSLDSKVPVSVLIPAKNEEANLPACLASVARADEVFIVDSQSSDRSIEIAEKTGAKIVQFYFNGHWPKKKNWSLENLPFRNEWVLIVDCDERIPPALWDEIATAIKNPNYEGYYINRRVYFLGKWIRHGGKYPDWNLRLFKHQKGRYENLGTEGIPNTGDNEVHEHVILQGLVGYLKADMDHIDFRDIYHWLARHNRYSNWEARVYLNMLTGHDESGTIGANLFGDAVQRKRFLRKVWVWLPFKPTLRFIIFYFIRFGFLDGKAGYIYGRLLSQYEYQIGVKLYELRKFGGHLNPEAETSTVSSAKSPATSVVSPNS; this is encoded by the coding sequence ATGACTAGTCTTGATTCTAAAGTTCCCGTTTCGGTTCTAATTCCGGCAAAAAACGAAGAAGCTAATCTTCCGGCTTGTCTGGCTAGTGTGGCTAGAGCCGATGAAGTATTTATAGTGGATTCCCAAAGTAGCGATCGCTCTATCGAAATTGCCGAAAAAACGGGTGCGAAAATCGTGCAATTTTATTTCAATGGGCATTGGCCCAAAAAGAAAAACTGGAGTTTGGAAAATCTGCCCTTTCGTAATGAATGGGTGCTGATTGTGGATTGCGATGAACGCATTCCCCCAGCGCTTTGGGATGAAATTGCTACGGCGATTAAAAATCCCAACTATGAAGGGTACTATATCAATCGCCGCGTTTATTTCTTAGGCAAGTGGATTCGCCATGGGGGAAAATATCCAGACTGGAATCTGCGCTTGTTTAAACATCAAAAAGGTCGCTATGAAAATCTGGGAACTGAAGGAATTCCCAATACAGGAGATAATGAAGTTCACGAACACGTTATCCTGCAAGGGTTAGTTGGTTATCTCAAAGCAGATATGGATCATATCGACTTCCGAGATATCTACCATTGGTTGGCACGACACAATCGCTATTCTAACTGGGAAGCCCGGGTCTACCTTAATATGCTCACGGGTCATGATGAATCAGGTACGATTGGTGCTAATTTATTTGGGGATGCGGTACAGCGTAAGCGTTTTTTGAGAAAGGTTTGGGTGTGGCTACCCTTTAAACCAACCTTGCGATTTATTATCTTTTACTTTATCCGATTTGGCTTTCTGGATGGTAAAGCAGGTTATATTTACGGACGCTTGTTGAGTCAATACGAATATCAAATTGGTGTCAAACTCTACGAATTACGCAAATTTGGCGGTCATCTCAATCCAGAGGCGGAAACATCAACCGTATCATCTGCGAAATCTCCGGCTACTTCTGTGGTTTCTCCCAATTCCTAA
- a CDS encoding LapA family protein: protein MRQLNFLLIFAVCLALVLFSLQNTQPTSIQIIEGIDVEAPLALELIIAMGLGSVLAWLFSVWAQLQRQLESWKAARQIRAKEERIEELEQDMERYKAEVEEHQLPALSASETVTEGTIVEQG from the coding sequence ATGCGACAACTCAATTTTCTGCTCATCTTTGCTGTATGTTTAGCGTTAGTTCTATTTAGCTTGCAAAACACGCAGCCCACGTCGATTCAAATTATTGAAGGCATTGATGTTGAGGCTCCTCTAGCCCTAGAACTGATTATAGCCATGGGTCTAGGTTCTGTATTGGCATGGCTTTTTAGTGTTTGGGCGCAGCTACAGCGACAGCTAGAGTCCTGGAAAGCCGCTCGTCAGATCCGAGCGAAAGAGGAACGCATTGAAGAATTAGAGCAAGACATGGAACGGTATAAGGCAGAAGTCGAAGAACACCAATTACCCGCACTATCGGCATCTGAAACGGTAACAGAAGGTACTATCGTTGAGCAAGGGTGA
- a CDS encoding tetratricopeptide repeat protein, with product MINQVLYVWLRQVQGLLETSLTLISENKDIFIVILGVGIVPLTVRLFWWMLQQRRQRQILPDTFPFDVIKPQSKVLPAILGGDTNDPLADYKIPYQERISGRSIHDELKQKLDESRWVLILAPTGIGKTREAANLAQRLNTEGWTILHLKRGEWLDALPRFPEDKIGTDRKLLFFLDDLNSKIYGGRIEQSPKADEPLQRLNVPLQERLIRAIEFYEKSCRKEDIRVIATARNEKEREFTDEPSEWEKLEFDKYPALWKRFAIYELTEPEESAIISVLREAVSQAKIEANPDDYACLAQRNDHTFRNIVENLRSAKNNRQSLTRDTFRDTLKGTWEKRYQEVVKKYPIAPYIYDAVELLEMVGISLYPFTVKPTALLIADGNLLQRLQHWRKIRHAWNYLISKEHILEPREGQIEAKGRRVESIQYISPLSSLVLQLATKHSKKMLVSSLIFGFNAIKLGYSKEGIISINKTLETTQKLCKSNFGKEYVLENLEGYAYLGKGYALHKLGNLKEAITNYDKGLELKPNNYEAWSNRGSALRDLGHNKEAIISHDKAIQIKSNYYQAWHNRGIALLNLRLLEEAIVSFDKAIQIKPDFHEAWNNRGVVLLNLRLLEEAIVSFDKAIQIKPDFHEAWNNRGDALLNLRRLDESLACFDKALELKPDSWEALNNRGTVLLKLKNLDKALTCFNKAIQIQPNLHQAWNNRSIVLRKLGQFKEAITSCNKALEIQPTYYEASYNKGIALAMSGYLKQAIISFDKATQIKQDFHDNWYIRGLAFYDLGRLEEAITSFEEATKIKPNNADNFYSKACCYALQNKIDLAVESLKQAIKLNPEEYREIAKTDSAFDNLRGDNQFQALIQGDIN from the coding sequence ATGATTAACCAGGTTCTCTACGTTTGGCTACGACAGGTGCAAGGCTTACTGGAAACCAGTCTGACATTAATCAGTGAAAACAAGGATATTTTCATCGTCATCCTTGGCGTTGGAATTGTACCTCTAACTGTGCGTTTATTCTGGTGGATGCTCCAGCAACGTCGCCAGCGGCAAATTCTTCCTGACACTTTTCCTTTTGATGTCATAAAACCACAAAGTAAGGTATTGCCAGCTATTCTCGGTGGTGATACGAATGATCCGCTAGCTGATTACAAAATCCCATATCAGGAGCGAATTTCTGGGCGTAGCATTCACGACGAATTGAAACAAAAGCTGGACGAATCGCGCTGGGTTTTGATTCTCGCACCGACTGGAATCGGGAAAACACGGGAAGCGGCAAATTTAGCACAGAGACTGAATACCGAAGGCTGGACAATTCTTCACCTGAAGCGGGGTGAATGGTTGGATGCACTCCCTAGATTTCCAGAGGATAAGATTGGTACGGATAGGAAATTGCTGTTTTTCCTTGATGACTTGAACAGCAAAATTTACGGTGGGCGCATTGAGCAATCCCCAAAAGCCGATGAGCCATTACAACGGTTAAATGTGCCACTACAAGAACGATTAATTCGAGCAATCGAATTTTATGAAAAATCTTGCCGTAAAGAGGATATTCGGGTTATTGCCACGGCTCGTAATGAAAAGGAACGAGAATTTACGGATGAACCAAGTGAGTGGGAAAAATTGGAATTTGATAAATATCCAGCGCTGTGGAAACGCTTTGCTATCTATGAATTAACAGAACCCGAAGAATCAGCTATTATTAGCGTTTTGAGAGAGGCTGTTTCCCAGGCAAAGATTGAAGCAAACCCTGATGATTATGCCTGTCTCGCCCAGAGAAATGACCATACTTTTAGAAATATTGTCGAGAATCTTCGCAGCGCGAAAAATAATCGCCAGTCTTTGACAAGAGATACCTTCCGCGACACACTGAAAGGAACTTGGGAAAAACGGTATCAAGAGGTAGTTAAGAAATATCCTATTGCTCCCTACATTTACGATGCAGTGGAATTGCTGGAGATGGTGGGCATTTCGCTTTACCCCTTTACTGTAAAGCCGACAGCCCTGCTGATTGCAGATGGAAATTTGCTACAGCGCTTACAGCATTGGAGGAAAATTCGCCATGCTTGGAACTATCTGATAAGTAAAGAACATATTCTCGAACCGCGAGAAGGGCAAATTGAAGCGAAGGGCAGGCGTGTGGAATCGATACAATATATTTCACCTTTGTCTAGCCTTGTCTTACAACTGGCTACTAAACACTCCAAAAAAATGCTAGTTTCAAGTCTTATTTTTGGTTTTAATGCTATAAAATTAGGATACTCTAAAGAAGGTATTATTAGCATAAATAAAACTCTTGAAACAACCCAGAAGCTATGCAAATCTAACTTTGGTAAAGAATATGTGCTGGAGAACTTAGAAGGCTATGCTTATTTGGGTAAGGGTTATGCACTGCACAAGTTGGGAAACCTCAAAGAAGCGATCACTAACTACGATAAAGGTCTTGAATTAAAACCGAATAACTATGAAGCTTGGAGCAATCGGGGTAGTGCGCTACGAGATTTAGGACACAATAAAGAAGCAATTATTAGCCACGACAAAGCTATACAAATCAAATCTAACTACTACCAAGCTTGGCATAATAGAGGTATTGCGCTGTTGAACTTGAGACTTCTGGAGGAAGCAATCGTCAGCTTTGATAAGGCTATACAAATAAAGCCGGACTTCCACGAAGCCTGGAATAACCGGGGCGTTGTATTGTTGAACTTGAGACTTCTGGAGGAAGCAATCGTCAGCTTTGATAAGGCTATACAAATAAAGCCAGACTTCCACGAAGCCTGGAATAACCGAGGTGATGCGCTGTTAAACTTGAGACGTCTAGATGAATCTCTCGCCTGCTTTGATAAAGCTCTGGAATTAAAACCAGACTCCTGGGAAGCGTTGAACAACAGGGGAACTGTACTGCTAAAGTTGAAAAACTTAGATAAAGCACTCACTTGTTTCAATAAAGCCATACAAATCCAACCCAATCTCCACCAAGCCTGGAATAATCGTAGCATTGTGTTACGGAAATTAGGACAGTTCAAGGAAGCTATTACTAGCTGTAACAAGGCTCTGGAAATCCAGCCTACCTATTACGAAGCCTCGTACAATAAAGGAATTGCACTAGCGATGTCAGGATACCTCAAACAAGCTATTATATCCTTTGATAAAGCCACACAAATAAAACAGGATTTCCATGATAACTGGTACATCAGAGGTCTTGCGTTTTATGATTTGGGACGGTTGGAAGAAGCGATCACTAGCTTTGAAGAAGCTACAAAAATTAAACCGAATAATGCCGATAATTTTTATAGCAAAGCTTGCTGTTATGCGTTGCAAAATAAAATTGACCTAGCCGTTGAAAGCTTGAAACAAGCCATTAAGCTGAATCCTGAAGAGTATCGAGAGATTGCCAAAACCGATTCAGCTTTTGATAATCTTCGAGGAGATAATCAGTTTCAGGCTTTGATTCAAGGTGACATCAATTGA
- a CDS encoding adenylate/guanylate cyclase domain-containing protein, with protein sequence MRNIGIAAGGTFLWVILFIKAQTINFSQHHQYLSNLHQLQETDATLNTDILQAQQESFNDPETILNDLSQIDDLHHNLEDIPDFVNREYYPELKSALQQNRSLFQDKQVLIEELIEQETILNQSLKFLPNTIQKLSSQAATEPDADQLINQLNTLLNDVLIYTLSPSDELIIKIQRQMAAIRQRVDVLTASSTLSLSELDAALIYAEIIVTHESQVDSLVLQILELPTEQQSEQILDIYQHSYQVFLRKTKIYRILFYVVSGLIAATLFIVLIAKTQQLTKNLQKCEEKYRISFDDSVEGIFKITPGGRFLTANNTLATIYGYASAEELCNNLINLNRQLYVQPNRHDELIRVLEKYGSVSDFESQVYRKNGTKIWIEEKARAVRDKHGNFIYYEGTVEDITVRKAWQEALHYEQEQGERLLLNILPKVIAQRLKQLESTIADNFEEVTVLFADIVGFTELSARFPPAQVVELLNRIFSAFDELSDYYGLEKIKTIGDAYMVVGGLPTPRPDHAEATANMALDMQQVITKFNNQNNQTLSIRIGINTGPVVAGVIGIKKFSYDLWGDTVNIASRMESQGLPDKIQVTEFTYKKLQDNYLFEERGTIQVKGKGKMTTYFLKGKIH encoded by the coding sequence ATGCGAAATATAGGAATTGCTGCAGGCGGAACTTTTTTATGGGTTATATTATTCATTAAAGCTCAGACTATCAATTTTAGTCAACACCATCAGTATCTGTCAAACTTACACCAACTCCAGGAAACTGACGCAACTTTAAATACAGATATCTTGCAGGCTCAACAGGAGTCGTTCAATGATCCTGAAACTATTCTTAATGATTTAAGTCAGATTGACGACTTACACCATAACTTAGAAGATATACCTGATTTTGTTAATAGAGAGTATTATCCAGAACTTAAGTCAGCCTTACAACAGAATCGCTCACTTTTTCAAGATAAGCAGGTTTTAATCGAAGAATTGATTGAACAAGAAACTATTCTCAATCAATCTTTAAAATTCCTGCCTAATACGATTCAAAAATTATCGAGTCAAGCCGCAACGGAACCAGACGCTGATCAGTTAATCAATCAGTTGAATACTCTGTTGAATGATGTTTTAATTTATACCCTATCTCCTAGTGATGAATTAATTATCAAAATCCAGAGACAAATGGCAGCAATTCGGCAACGTGTCGATGTATTGACAGCATCGTCTACCCTGAGTCTTTCTGAACTCGATGCCGCCCTAATCTATGCCGAAATTATTGTGACCCATGAATCTCAGGTGGATAGTCTGGTGCTGCAAATTCTGGAATTACCCACGGAGCAACAAAGTGAACAGATCCTGGACATTTATCAGCATTCTTATCAAGTATTTCTCAGGAAAACTAAAATTTATCGAATTTTATTTTATGTCGTTTCTGGTTTGATAGCGGCAACCTTATTTATTGTGCTTATCGCCAAAACTCAACAGCTAACCAAAAATCTGCAAAAATGCGAAGAAAAATATCGGATTAGTTTTGATGATTCCGTAGAAGGAATTTTTAAAATTACTCCAGGTGGACGTTTTTTAACGGCAAATAACACATTGGCAACGATTTATGGGTATGCTTCTGCTGAAGAACTGTGTAACAATTTAATTAATCTTAATCGTCAGCTTTACGTTCAGCCAAACCGTCACGATGAATTAATCCGTGTCCTGGAGAAATATGGATCAGTTTCGGATTTTGAATCGCAAGTGTACCGGAAAAATGGCACAAAAATCTGGATTGAGGAGAAGGCAAGAGCTGTCCGCGATAAACACGGTAATTTTATTTACTATGAAGGAACCGTAGAAGATATTACGGTACGTAAAGCATGGCAAGAAGCACTGCACTATGAACAAGAGCAAGGCGAACGCCTACTGCTAAATATTTTACCCAAAGTAATTGCTCAACGCTTGAAACAACTCGAAAGTACAATCGCAGATAATTTTGAGGAAGTCACAGTTTTGTTTGCCGATATTGTTGGCTTTACCGAATTATCGGCTCGCTTCCCCCCTGCCCAAGTTGTTGAATTACTTAACCGAATTTTTTCGGCGTTTGATGAATTGAGTGATTATTATGGATTAGAGAAAATTAAAACAATTGGGGATGCCTATATGGTGGTAGGGGGACTCCCTACTCCTCGCCCCGATCATGCTGAAGCTACGGCGAATATGGCGCTAGATATGCAACAGGTAATTACCAAATTTAATAACCAGAATAATCAAACCTTAAGTATTCGGATTGGCATCAATACCGGACCCGTTGTTGCTGGAGTCATTGGCATCAAAAAGTTTAGTTATGATTTGTGGGGAGATACGGTTAATATTGCCTCACGCATGGAATCCCAAGGGCTTCCTGATAAAATTCAGGTTACTGAGTTTACGTATAAAAAGTTGCAGGATAACTATCTGTTTGAGGAACGAGGCACTATTCAGGTTAAAGGCAAAGGGAAGATGACAACTTATTTTCTTAAGGGGAAGATTCACTAG
- the cobU gene encoding bifunctional adenosylcobinamide kinase/adenosylcobinamide-phosphate guanylyltransferase: MKAIAGTILSMGQLILVTGPARSGKSEWAEQLADQTDKQVVYVATAQVDPNDLEWVARIEKHQQRRPAEWTLVWTPIDLVETILEWDQPDYCLLIDSLGTWVANCLDQEDGIWQDTTDTLWRTVNQSSATIILVAEETGWGVVPAYPLGRTFRDRLGQVVRQFGMIANPVYLVTGGHVLNLSTLGSPLSRESLP; encoded by the coding sequence ATGAAAGCGATCGCGGGAACCATACTATCGATGGGTCAGCTTATCCTGGTCACGGGTCCAGCCCGTTCTGGAAAAAGTGAATGGGCAGAACAATTAGCCGATCAGACAGATAAGCAGGTTGTTTATGTGGCAACGGCACAGGTTGATCCCAACGATTTGGAGTGGGTTGCCCGGATTGAGAAGCACCAACAGAGACGCCCCGCCGAGTGGACGTTGGTGTGGACGCCGATAGATTTAGTCGAGACGATTCTGGAGTGGGATCAACCGGATTATTGTCTGTTAATTGACTCCTTGGGAACCTGGGTGGCGAATTGCCTAGATCAAGAGGATGGGATTTGGCAGGATACCACAGACACCCTCTGGCGAACTGTTAACCAAAGCTCCGCCACCATCATTCTGGTTGCTGAAGAAACGGGTTGGGGTGTGGTTCCGGCTTATCCCCTAGGCAGAACTTTTCGCGATCGCCTCGGTCAAGTCGTGCGTCAGTTCGGTATGATTGCCAATCCCGTGTATTTGGTTACGGGTGGTCATGTGCTTAATCTCAGCACCCTGGGATCACCGCTATCGCGGGAATCGCTACCATAG
- a CDS encoding ABC transporter substrate-binding protein — translation MLTAKVSQKLTLLLSLPILLAACSPAQNESAQSNTVTIMGVGTGKGEEELKKALAPFTEETGIKVVYEGTSEFATLLPVRVDSGNAPDIAMFPQPGLMADFAREGKLVAIDSFMDMTQLSDAYAQDWLNLASVDDQIYGIWYRAFVKSLVWYNPTAFKAKGYEVPTTWDEMIALSDKVVADGGVPWCIGMENGSATGWVGTDWVEDIMLHQAGAEVYDQWITHEIPFNHPTVEAAFEKFGTIALNPKYVLGGTTGVLSTPFGDSPKGLFEQSPSCYMHHQGSFITAFFPDNVVMGKDVDVFPFPTINQDIDTPVLVSGEIVAMFNDTPEARKLMEYLATSKPHEILAGIGGYLSPHQQVSLEAYPDEVTKRQVEILSNAKVVRFDGSDMMPGAVGTGTFWTGIVDYVGGEEVDSVLNRIEESWSDR, via the coding sequence ATGTTGACAGCAAAAGTTAGTCAAAAACTGACTTTACTATTGAGCTTACCAATACTTTTAGCCGCTTGTAGTCCGGCTCAAAATGAGTCTGCTCAAAGCAATACCGTGACCATTATGGGAGTTGGTACAGGCAAGGGTGAGGAGGAACTTAAAAAAGCCCTAGCACCATTTACTGAAGAAACAGGAATTAAGGTAGTTTACGAAGGCACGAGTGAGTTTGCTACTCTATTACCCGTGCGGGTTGATTCAGGTAATGCGCCGGATATCGCCATGTTTCCCCAACCGGGTTTAATGGCTGACTTTGCCCGCGAAGGAAAGCTGGTGGCGATTGATTCCTTTATGGATATGACACAGCTATCTGATGCTTATGCTCAGGATTGGTTGAATTTAGCTAGCGTTGATGACCAAATCTATGGTATCTGGTATCGGGCATTTGTCAAAAGCTTAGTTTGGTATAACCCAACCGCATTTAAAGCCAAGGGCTATGAAGTTCCGACAACATGGGATGAAATGATCGCATTGTCAGACAAAGTTGTAGCTGATGGTGGTGTTCCTTGGTGCATCGGTATGGAAAATGGTAGTGCTACAGGTTGGGTGGGGACAGATTGGGTAGAAGATATCATGTTGCATCAGGCTGGGGCAGAGGTTTATGATCAGTGGATTACTCATGAAATCCCCTTCAATCATCCTACTGTTGAGGCAGCTTTTGAAAAATTTGGCACAATTGCCCTTAACCCTAAATATGTCCTTGGGGGTACAACGGGTGTACTGAGTACCCCATTTGGAGACTCACCGAAGGGTCTTTTTGAACAATCACCCAGTTGTTATATGCATCATCAGGGTAGCTTTATTACAGCGTTTTTTCCGGATAATGTGGTGATGGGTAAAGATGTTGATGTTTTTCCCTTTCCCACTATTAATCAAGACATTGATACTCCTGTGTTAGTCTCAGGAGAAATCGTTGCCATGTTTAATGATACTCCAGAAGCGCGAAAGTTAATGGAATATTTAGCAACATCAAAGCCTCATGAAATCTTGGCAGGTATTGGTGGTTATCTCTCTCCGCATCAACAAGTGAGTTTAGAGGCGTATCCGGATGAGGTAACGAAACGACAAGTTGAGATTTTATCTAATGCAAAAGTTGTGCGCTTTGACGGTTCAGATATGATGCCAGGAGCAGTGGGAACGGGTACGTTTTGGACAGGTATTGTAGATTATGTGGGTGGAGAAGAGGTGGATAGTGTTTTGAATAGGATTGAGGAGAGTTGGTCAGATAGATAA
- the pdxH gene encoding pyridoxamine 5'-phosphate oxidase has protein sequence MSKSIADLRQEYSLQRLNKTDAHPNPFEQFTVWFDQAVAAKLPEPNAMTLATATPDGKPSARMVLLKGYDERGFVFYTNYKSHKGQQLLANPWGAIAFWWTQLERQVRIEGQIEQVSAEKSDAYFHSRPQDSQLGAWASEQSQVIDSREVLEQRLQQLKKEYETKTIPRPPHWGGFRLIPVAIEFWQGRPSRLHDRLLYQRTEEGSWMIQRLSP, from the coding sequence ATGAGTAAAAGCATCGCCGATTTGCGGCAAGAGTACAGCCTACAACGGTTAAATAAAACAGATGCTCATCCCAATCCATTCGAGCAATTTACCGTATGGTTTGACCAAGCGGTAGCCGCGAAGTTGCCAGAACCCAATGCGATGACTCTGGCGACGGCAACACCTGATGGGAAACCGTCGGCGCGAATGGTACTGCTTAAAGGATACGATGAGCGGGGGTTTGTCTTCTATACAAACTACAAAAGTCACAAGGGACAGCAGTTATTGGCAAATCCTTGGGGTGCGATCGCCTTTTGGTGGACTCAGCTAGAACGACAAGTGCGGATTGAGGGACAGATTGAGCAGGTGTCGGCTGAGAAGTCAGATGCTTATTTTCATAGCCGTCCCCAAGACTCTCAACTGGGGGCTTGGGCATCTGAGCAAAGTCAGGTGATTGACAGCCGAGAGGTACTGGAGCAACGATTACAACAGCTTAAAAAAGAGTATGAGACTAAAACCATACCCCGTCCACCTCACTGGGGAGGATTTCGATTAATTCCTGTCGCCATTGAGTTTTGGCAGGGGCGTCCAAGTCGGTTACATGATCGGTTGCTCTATCAACGTACAGAAGAGGGTAGCTGGATGATACAACGCCTATCGCCTTAG
- a CDS encoding segregation/condensation protein A, with the protein MRQTPATEAIALLIDLAQRGEIDPWDVQVIEVIDRYLSSLPWGNDAQLNPHDTDLSQSGQAFLWASMLVLLKADTLQRLEEPEEPEFSDIEAEIEPTNEPRLPLYLERHIRRRTAAPPPKKRPVTLNELIEQLQQMADQLEATPTPIRSTRRQSLSRGQAAQAITQLAHDENLTDIAKRLEQFISGHWHEIAAGKDWLNLEQLLEWWTVSPTVSTNDNRPRAVDTTKPLVSDRVGVFWALLLLSAQSKVELSQEEFYQDLKIRTLG; encoded by the coding sequence ATGAGACAAACGCCTGCTACCGAAGCGATCGCGCTATTAATTGACCTAGCCCAACGTGGAGAAATCGATCCCTGGGATGTTCAGGTGATTGAAGTGATTGATCGCTATCTCAGTAGTCTCCCCTGGGGGAACGATGCTCAACTCAATCCCCATGACACCGATTTGTCCCAATCCGGACAAGCTTTTTTATGGGCGTCAATGCTTGTCTTACTCAAAGCAGACACGCTACAACGTTTAGAGGAACCCGAAGAACCGGAATTCAGCGACATCGAAGCGGAAATCGAACCCACGAATGAACCGCGCTTACCCTTATATTTGGAACGCCATATCCGTCGTCGCACGGCGGCACCCCCGCCCAAAAAACGCCCCGTCACCCTAAACGAGTTGATCGAGCAATTACAGCAAATGGCAGATCAACTCGAAGCCACCCCCACACCCATTCGCTCCACCCGCCGCCAATCTCTATCACGAGGACAAGCAGCACAAGCTATCACCCAGCTAGCTCACGATGAAAATCTAACCGACATTGCTAAACGCCTAGAACAGTTTATTTCCGGTCATTGGCATGAAATAGCAGCAGGAAAAGATTGGCTGAATCTAGAGCAATTGCTAGAGTGGTGGACGGTATCACCAACAGTATCGACGAATGACAATCGCCCAAGGGCTGTTGATACCACTAAACCCCTAGTCAGCGATCGAGTCGGTGTGTTTTGGGCGCTGCTCCTGTTATCGGCTCAGTCTAAGGTGGAATTATCCCAAGAGGAATTCTACCAAGACTTAAAAATCCGGACGCTGGGGTAA
- the hpsU gene encoding hormogonium polysaccharide biosynthesis acetyltransferase HpsU, which translates to MSRDLDTNVPDFTEPPVLDDTPLVDLRNYDQSNFDRGRPSWFILLWWLVQAVAFPISPHNFNGFRCFILRLFGAKIGRGVLIRPTARFTYPWKVEIGDYSWIGDDVVLYSLEQIHIGCHCVISQKSYLCTGSHDIQDAAFSLKTAEISVGNGVWIATDCFIAPGVQIGANAVIGTRSSVFSNIPAQQVCWGTPAHPRYLRQI; encoded by the coding sequence ATGAGCCGAGACTTAGACACCAACGTTCCAGATTTCACCGAACCTCCTGTTTTGGATGACACCCCGTTAGTTGATTTGCGAAATTATGACCAGTCCAATTTTGACCGGGGGCGTCCAAGCTGGTTCATTTTACTCTGGTGGTTGGTGCAAGCTGTTGCTTTTCCGATAAGTCCACATAATTTTAATGGCTTTCGCTGCTTTATCCTGAGGTTATTTGGTGCAAAAATTGGTCGAGGCGTACTCATCCGTCCAACTGCTCGCTTTACCTATCCTTGGAAGGTAGAAATTGGGGACTATAGCTGGATTGGGGATGATGTGGTGTTGTACAGCTTAGAGCAGATTCACATCGGATGTCATTGTGTGATTTCTCAAAAAAGCTATCTTTGCACCGGAAGTCATGATATTCAAGATGCGGCTTTTAGCCTGAAAACGGCAGAAATTAGTGTTGGGAACGGAGTTTGGATTGCTACCGATTGCTTTATTGCTCCCGGTGTCCAAATTGGAGCGAATGCCGTTATTGGCACCCGCAGTAGTGTTTTTAGTAATATTCCGGCTCAACAGGTGTGTTGGGGAACACCCGCTCACCCCCGTTATCTACGGCAGATTTAG
- a CDS encoding Uma2 family endonuclease, giving the protein MVRLSTQSDPPLSPRQTLPTMYDLPSDNPEEPGLPDEFHFFQPLLLLLTFQPANWNLELVFSACDLNLYYSVTHPQWYKRPDWFGVVGVPRLYEGRDLRLSYVVWQEEVNPFVVVELLSPGTQEEDLGRTVQTPGNPPTKWQVYEQILRIPYSIVFSRYTNEVQGFHLVGGHYEPMNLIDNRLLMPELELSLGLWQGSFRGINRLWLRWMTIEGELILTPEEEAVEAQERAVTAQERAVTAQERAVTAQERAERLAARLRELGVDPDELE; this is encoded by the coding sequence ATGGTTCGCCTTTCAACTCAATCAGATCCACCGCTTTCACCTCGGCAAACCTTACCGACGATGTATGATTTACCGAGTGATAACCCGGAGGAACCTGGATTGCCAGACGAGTTTCATTTTTTCCAACCCTTATTGTTGCTTCTGACGTTTCAACCAGCTAACTGGAATCTGGAGTTGGTATTTTCTGCTTGTGATTTGAATCTTTACTATAGTGTTACCCATCCTCAGTGGTACAAACGTCCAGATTGGTTTGGTGTGGTAGGTGTACCTCGGTTGTATGAAGGGCGGGATTTACGATTAAGTTACGTGGTTTGGCAAGAAGAGGTGAATCCCTTTGTCGTTGTGGAATTATTGTCCCCCGGTACACAAGAGGAAGATTTAGGTAGAACGGTGCAAACACCAGGAAATCCGCCAACAAAGTGGCAAGTTTACGAGCAGATTTTGCGGATTCCTTACTCAATTGTGTTTAGTCGTTATACCAATGAAGTGCAGGGGTTTCATTTAGTCGGGGGTCATTATGAACCGATGAATCTGATTGATAATCGGTTATTGATGCCGGAATTAGAGTTAAGTTTAGGATTATGGCAGGGGAGTTTTCGGGGAATTAATCGTCTGTGGTTGCGGTGGATGACGATTGAGGGTGAGTTAATTTTAACGCCAGAGGAGGAAGCTGTAGAGGCACAGGAAAGGGCGGTTACGGCACAGGAAAGGGCGGTTACGGCACAGGAAAGGGCGGTTACGGCACAAGAAAGGGCAGAACGATTGGCGGCACGATTGCGGGAATTAGGGGTTGATCCCGATGAGTTGGAATAG